In Ammospiza caudacuta isolate bAmmCau1 chromosome 2, bAmmCau1.pri, whole genome shotgun sequence, a genomic segment contains:
- the CHAMP1 gene encoding chromosome alignment-maintaining phosphoprotein 1 produces MDMLQILRKTTERLECDYCSFRGTDYENIQIHMGTVHPECCDEMDAAGLGKLIFYQKSAKLFHCHKCFFTSKMYCNVYYHIKAQHAAPEKWNEEQKEQQVEGDSDSSKKSVMLEPQKPTLSPESGKPALSPELPKSEPVVSPRLQKSSVSPEPQKSAQVTSPEPEKSVQTVSPDPEKSAQATSPDPEKLASSVSPDPQKPSPAVSPDPQKPSPVVSPDPQKPSPAVSPDPQKPAPATSPEPRRHSPATSPEPRRHSPAISPEPRRHSPAVSPEPCRYSPAVSPEPKKPPPAASPEPRRYAPAVSPEPRRHPSQMRRPASAASPESRRPASAVSPESWRPGPTVSPEPWRASPHEVQKSPTVSPWASKPAMSVSVESRRSAPESRRPGSVVLPEPRRLVSDSCKSTSFSESQKSTLVSSEPWKPISSVYPEGWKPVLSPDTWKHSPPVSPELRKSSHTVSSDSWKPSFFPEVRKPGVSVSPESWKLSESRKSMYFSETQKSTSAASSEIQKRAHFPEPRKRVLFPETRKSNPTASTDVQKRAVFSEPQNQTSTSTVSTEGQKQGLCSEAQKSALVSSEVQKHALFSEAQKLTSISSEVQESTSFLESQKSTSPEVQKHGLFTESQKPTPVSPETLKQAVFTDCQKSAVSPDVQKHAVFSEMQKPAAALSSDVQRHAETTVPSEIQKNILFSEPHKSASGFFSEPQTPSESGESDFLSHSLDDQKPLDDLFSQDEQSILAKESPEHMLYSCPKKKPKKENQENSDSELNSSECGKPVVDSMEIKEQESNSDQEQYDMESSDYSKESKMDATTPTQPPCVLQFTEEKEAFISEEEIAKYMKRGKGKYYCKICCCRAMKKGAVLHHLVNKHNVQSPYKCKICGKAFLLESLLKNHVAAHGQSLLKCPRCNFESNFPRGFKKHLTHCQSRHSDDTPKKHLDSLEPLEEQI; encoded by the coding sequence ATGGACATGCTGCAGATACTACGTAAAACCACAGAGCGCTTGGAATGTGACTACTGCAGCTTCAGGGGAACTGACTATGAGAACATACAAATTCATATGGGTACCGTTCACCCAGAGTGTTGTGATGAAATGGATGCTGCTGGTTTGGGTAAACTTATATTTTATCAAAAAAGTGCAAAACTGTTTCACTGCCATAAATGTTTCTTTACCAGCAAGATGTATTGCAACGTGTATTATCACATCAAAGCACAGCATGCAGCACCTGAGAAGTGGAACGAAGAGCAGAAAGAGCAACAGGTAGAAGGAGATTCAGATTCGTCcaagaaaagtgtcatgttGGAGCCACAGAAACCTACCCTTTCCCCTGAGTCAGGCAAACCTGCCCTTTCTCCTGAACTCCCCAAATCAGAACCTGTTGTTTCCCCCAGGCTTCAGAAATCttctgtgtccccagagccccagaaGTCTGCTCAGGTGACTTCCCCAGAGCCAGAGAAGTCAGTCCAGACTGTGTCCCCAGATCCAGAAAAGTCAGCCCAAGCCACATCTCCCGATCCAGAGAAGTTAGCCTCATCTGTGTCCCCTGACCCACAGAAGCCATctcctgctgtgtctcctgACCCACAGAAGCCATCTCCTGTCGTGTCTCCTGACCCACAGAAGCCAtctcctgctgtgtcccccGACCCACAGAAGCCAGCCCCGGCCACGTCGCCAGAGCCCCGTCGGCACTCCCCAGCCACGTCTCCAGAGCCCCGCCGGCATTCCCCCGCCATATCGCCTGAGCCCCGGCGCCATTCTCCTGCTGTGtctccagagccctgcagatactccccagctgtgtcaccaGAGCCAAAGAAacctcctccagcagcatcccctgAGCCACGGAGGTACGCCCCAGCCGTGTCTCCTGAGCCACGCAGGCATCCCTCCCAAATGCGTCGGcctgcttctgctgcttctcctgagAGCCGGAGACCCGCTTCTGCGGTTTCACCGGAGTCATGGAGACCTGGCCCAACTGTTTCCCCTGAGCCCTGGAGGGCTTCACCTCATGAAGTGCAGAAGTCTCCCACAGTTTCTCCCTGGGCTTCAAAGCCTGCCATGTCGGTGTCCGTGGAATCCCGGAGGTCTGCCCCTGAGTCCCGAAGGCCTGGTTCAGTTGTGTTGCCAGAACCTAGGAGGCTTGTTTCTGATTCGTGTAAGTCTACGTCCTTTTCTGAATCCCAGAAATCTACTCTTGTTTCTTCTGAGCCCTGGAAACCCATCTCATCTGTTTACCCTGAAGGCTGGAAACCTGTTCTGTCCCCTGACACGTGGAAGCATTCTCCCCCTGTTTCTCCTGAGCTTCGAAAGTCCAGTCACACTGTTTCCTCTGACTCTTGGAagccttctttctttcctgagGTCCGTAAGCCTGGTGTTTCAGTATCTCCTGAATCTTGGAAACTCTCTGAGTCACGGAAATCAATGTATTTTTCTGAAACTCAGAAATCCACCTCAGCTGCTTCATCTGAGATTCAGAAACGGGCTCATTTCCCTGAGCCTCGGAAAAGAGTGTTGTTCCCAGAGACTCGCAAATCTAATCCTACTGCCTCTACTGATGTCCAGAAACGTGCTGTCTTTTCTGAGCCCCAGAATCAGACATCTACTTCTACTGTTTCTACTGAAGGTCAAAAACAAGGTCTGTGTTCTGAAGCCCAAAAATCTGCTCTTGTTTCTTCTGAAGTCCAGAAGCATGCCCTGTTTTCTGAAGCCCAAAAACTCACTTCCATTTCCTCTGAAGTTCAGGAGTCTACTTCCTTTCTAGAGTCTCAGAAATCCACATCTCCTGAAGTTCAGAAACATGGTCTCTTTACTGAGTCCCAGAAACCTACTCCTGTTTCTCCCGAGACACTCAAGCAAGCTGTTTTCACAGACTGCCAGAAATCTGCTGTTTCCCCTGATGTTCAAAAGCATGCTGTATTTTCTGAGATGCAGaagcctgctgctgctctatCCTCTGATGTCCAGAGACATGCTGAAACTACTGTACCTTCTGAAATCCAGAAGAACATCCTGTTTTCCGAGCCTCACAAGTCTGCATCGGGCTTTTTCTCTGAGCCCCAAACACCTAGTGAGTCTGGTGAGAGTGACTTTCTCTCTCACAGTTTAGATGATCAGAAACCACTGGATGATTTATTCTCACAGGATGAACAGTCAATATTAGCCAAAGAATCACCTGAACACATGTTATATTCATGCCCAAAAAAGAAGCCCAAGAAGGAAAACCAGGAGAACTCAGATTCTGAACTAAATAGTAGTGAGTGTGGAAAACCAGTGGTGGACTCAATGGAGATAAAGGAACAAGAGTCCAACAGTGACCAAGAGCAGTATGATATGGAGTCATCTGATTACAGCAAAGAGAGCAAAATGGATGCAACTACTCCTACGCAGCCACCGTGTGTGCTTCAGTTTACTGAAGAGAAAGAGGCTTTCATCTCTGAGGAAGAAATAGCAAAGTACATGAAGCGTGGCAAGGGAAAGTATTACTGCAAAATCTGTTGCTGTCGTGCAATGAAAAAAGGTGCTGTCTTGCACCATTTAGTTAACAAGCATAATGTTCAAAGCCCATACAAATGTAAAATATGTGGCAAAGCTTTTCTCTTGGAGTCTCTTCTTAAAAATCATGTTGCTGCTCATGGTCAAAGTCTGTTGAAGTGTCCCCGTTGTAATTTTGAATCAAATTTTCCCCGAGGCTTTAAGAAACATTTAACCCATTGCCAAAGCCGTCATAGTGATGATACACCTAAAAAACACTTGGACAGCCTTGAACCACTTGAAGAACaaatttaa